One Halolamina litorea genomic window carries:
- a CDS encoding HPP family protein — translation MGRLRERLALESRVLRRKVFRTERRESLVAVLLIAPVIAAVSWVAVEYDWLSFVFFPPLAAATYNLFAHPRQPVNFPWQVPVTLTVGALSGAAAQNLARAVGSVPQGSFQVDPITAGLTVLLAGGFLYLFDTEIAPALAVGLLLPFAGVAPQVYVLNVFLGSGTVAVAFALWRAVVHDDEYGPGGAGEHGLGDDGGGAPSETGEFVFER, via the coding sequence ATGGGTCGGCTCCGCGAGCGATTGGCACTCGAAAGCCGGGTCCTCCGCCGGAAGGTGTTCCGCACCGAGCGCCGGGAGTCGCTCGTCGCGGTGCTCCTGATCGCGCCGGTGATCGCCGCCGTCTCGTGGGTCGCCGTCGAGTACGACTGGCTCTCTTTCGTCTTCTTCCCGCCGCTGGCGGCGGCGACGTACAACCTCTTTGCCCACCCGAGGCAGCCGGTGAACTTCCCTTGGCAGGTGCCGGTCACCCTGACCGTCGGCGCGCTCAGCGGCGCGGCGGCACAGAACCTCGCGCGGGCGGTCGGGAGCGTCCCGCAGGGGTCGTTTCAGGTCGACCCGATCACGGCCGGCCTGACGGTGCTGCTGGCGGGCGGGTTCCTCTACCTGTTCGACACCGAGATCGCCCCCGCGCTGGCGGTGGGGCTGCTGCTGCCGTTCGCCGGCGTCGCCCCGCAGGTCTACGTGTTGAACGTCTTCCTCGGCTCCGGGACGGTCGCGGTCGCGTTCGCGCTCTGGCGGGCAGTCGTCCACGACGACGAGTACGGGCCCGGCGGGGCCGGCGAGCATGGTCTCGGCGACGATGGGGGAGGGGCGCCGAGCGAGACGGGCGAGTTCGTCTTCGAGCGCTGA
- a CDS encoding ABC transporter substrate-binding protein has product MDRETTSTRRNYLASGAALVASGLLAGCAGGDGTEAESGGGSYTASIEPVGDVEFDGVPETWVANNGSWADMGVALGQSPPEALWLTSRYHTQYYDEIDGVSVDTSGMTDLYSDGVDKELFYELGADVHVIDPNFLLNRFSGWAQDDVDEIEAQVGPFFGNSIFSRGYGWHEDYQYYSLYEAFEKLAEVFQETERYEAFTELHTEFQSNVEGVVPAETPSAAVVWAAGNEPESFSPYLIGEGTSFKHLRELGVEDAFADTEVRDFHSDRSSVDYETLLEVDPDVLLCRGHEAQSAEEFQNTVVSFMENHDVASDLTAVKNGDVYRGGPLYQGPITNMVVTQRMAADLYDVEEDLYDGGRVADIVDGDI; this is encoded by the coding sequence ATGGATCGAGAGACCACCTCGACGCGGCGGAACTACTTGGCGAGCGGGGCGGCGCTGGTGGCCAGCGGGCTGCTTGCCGGCTGTGCCGGCGGCGACGGCACCGAGGCCGAGAGCGGCGGCGGTAGCTACACCGCCTCCATCGAACCGGTGGGCGATGTCGAGTTCGACGGCGTCCCCGAGACGTGGGTCGCCAACAACGGTAGTTGGGCTGACATGGGGGTTGCGCTCGGCCAGTCGCCGCCGGAGGCGCTCTGGCTCACCAGCCGCTACCACACGCAGTACTACGACGAGATCGACGGCGTCTCCGTCGACACCAGCGGGATGACGGACCTATACAGCGACGGCGTGGACAAGGAGCTGTTCTACGAACTCGGCGCCGACGTGCACGTCATCGACCCGAACTTCCTGCTCAACCGCTTCAGCGGCTGGGCGCAGGACGACGTCGACGAGATCGAGGCGCAGGTCGGCCCGTTCTTCGGCAACAGCATCTTCTCGCGGGGCTACGGCTGGCACGAGGACTACCAGTACTACAGCCTCTACGAGGCCTTCGAGAAGCTCGCGGAAGTGTTCCAGGAGACCGAGCGCTACGAGGCCTTCACCGAACTCCACACCGAGTTCCAGTCGAACGTCGAGGGCGTCGTCCCCGCCGAAACCCCCTCCGCGGCCGTCGTCTGGGCCGCCGGCAACGAGCCCGAGTCGTTCTCGCCGTACCTCATCGGCGAGGGGACGAGCTTCAAGCACCTCCGCGAACTCGGCGTCGAGGACGCCTTCGCCGACACGGAGGTCCGTGACTTCCACAGCGACCGCAGCAGCGTCGACTACGAGACGCTGCTCGAGGTCGACCCCGACGTGCTGCTCTGCCGGGGCCACGAGGCCCAGAGCGCCGAGGAGTTCCAGAACACCGTCGTCTCGTTCATGGAGAACCACGACGTGGCCAGCGACCTGACCGCCGTGAAGAACGGCGACGTGTACCGCGGCGGCCCGCTCTACCAGGGACCGATCACGAACATGGTCGTCACTCAGCGCATGGCCGCGGACCTCTACGACGTCGAGGAGGACCTCTACGACGGCGGCCGCGTCGCCGACATCGTCGACGGCGACATCTAG
- a CDS encoding fructosamine kinase family protein: MNSATRGSVESWADAAVVDAVELDGGEVGSVHRVDLADGRRVVAKTAGTDLRTEAEMLRHLAEHGLTVPEVYSASEDLLLIAFVDGDSTVTPSVERDLADRLAALHAEGAPTFGFPSDTLSGKLPLPNPREADWPTFFGEHRLGHMAERARAEDLLPAADAERIGSLIDDLPALLDHDPDPSLIHGDVWTENLVTDGERVRAFLDPACYYADPEVELAYVKWTGVGGDAFFERYRERTGLPAGVAGRRPIYRLLPLLVHLRHFGEEYLDPTRETLTEIGY, encoded by the coding sequence ATGAACAGCGCCACGCGCGGGTCCGTCGAGTCGTGGGCCGACGCGGCGGTCGTCGACGCCGTCGAACTCGACGGCGGCGAGGTCGGGAGCGTCCACCGCGTCGACCTCGCGGACGGCCGGCGGGTCGTCGCCAAGACCGCCGGCACGGACCTCCGGACCGAGGCGGAGATGCTCCGACACCTCGCCGAGCACGGGCTGACGGTGCCCGAGGTGTACTCCGCCAGCGAGGACCTGCTGCTGATCGCGTTCGTCGACGGCGACTCGACGGTCACGCCGAGCGTCGAACGGGATCTGGCCGACCGACTGGCCGCGCTGCACGCCGAGGGAGCGCCGACGTTCGGCTTCCCGTCCGACACGCTCTCGGGGAAGCTTCCGCTGCCGAACCCCCGGGAGGCGGACTGGCCGACGTTCTTCGGCGAGCACCGACTCGGGCACATGGCCGAGCGCGCACGGGCTGAGGACCTGCTCCCCGCCGCCGACGCCGAGCGCATCGGGTCGCTGATCGACGACCTGCCGGCGCTGCTCGATCACGACCCCGACCCGTCGCTGATCCACGGCGACGTGTGGACGGAGAACCTCGTGACCGACGGCGAGCGGGTGCGGGCGTTCCTCGACCCGGCCTGCTACTACGCCGACCCGGAGGTCGAGTTGGCCTACGTGAAGTGGACCGGCGTCGGCGGCGACGCGTTCTTCGAGCGCTACCGCGAGCGGACGGGGCTGCCGGCGGGCGTGGCGGGGCGGCGACCGATCTACCGACTGCTGCCGCTGTTGGTGCACCTGCGGCACTTCGGCGAGGAGTACCTCGACCCGACCCGGGAGACGTTGACGGAAATCGGGTACTGA
- a CDS encoding ABC transporter permease subunit translates to MRVRPVSVVAGREVRTLLRNRALLAVAAAFTVVVVGLGGASMGSPGGYVSLTYDLLLPVELLVPVVAFAVGFQSIRGDEERGTLSILRTYSVSRAEYVLGVFLGRALPAFVTVVAALGAAGVVASLGAPETSSFLATHSAGDTPLVYGRFVLFAGWYTLAAVAFVLATSALARTNREALATAVGAVVVVAFVTDLVLVALLTAGIVGDGIGALAGVAPASAFRGLVLELAIRPALAMTSGVATANPVVSAFGLVFWTAAALTVAAVAVWRPVER, encoded by the coding sequence ATGCGTGTTCGTCCCGTCTCTGTCGTCGCGGGTCGGGAGGTCCGGACGCTACTCCGGAACCGGGCGCTGCTGGCGGTCGCGGCGGCGTTCACCGTCGTCGTGGTCGGGCTCGGCGGCGCATCGATGGGCTCGCCCGGCGGCTACGTCTCGTTGACCTACGACCTGCTGTTGCCGGTCGAACTGCTCGTTCCTGTGGTCGCCTTCGCCGTTGGCTTCCAGTCGATTCGCGGTGACGAGGAGCGGGGGACGCTGTCCATCCTCCGGACCTACTCGGTCTCCCGAGCCGAGTACGTCCTCGGCGTGTTCCTCGGTCGGGCGCTCCCCGCGTTCGTCACCGTCGTCGCTGCGCTGGGGGCCGCGGGGGTCGTCGCGAGCCTCGGGGCGCCGGAGACGTCGTCGTTCCTCGCGACACACTCCGCCGGCGACACGCCGCTGGTCTACGGCCGGTTCGTGCTGTTCGCCGGCTGGTACACCCTCGCGGCGGTCGCGTTCGTACTCGCGACCTCTGCGCTCGCCCGGACCAACCGGGAGGCGCTGGCGACGGCCGTGGGCGCTGTCGTGGTCGTGGCGTTCGTCACCGACCTCGTGCTCGTGGCGCTGCTCACGGCAGGGATCGTAGGCGACGGGATCGGCGCGCTGGCCGGCGTTGCGCCCGCGAGCGCGTTCCGTGGGTTGGTGCTCGAACTGGCGATCCGGCCGGCGCTGGCGATGACCTCCGGAGTCGCCACAGCGAACCCCGTGGTCAGCGCGTTCGGGCTCGTGTTCTGGACCGCCGCGGCGCTCACCGTCGCAGCAGTGGCAGTCTGGCGCCCGGTCGAGCGGTAG
- a CDS encoding ABC transporter ATP-binding protein — protein MSDPVLGLEGASLSFGDVTVLDDASVALDGGTFVALVGPNGSGKTTTLELFAGLRALDAGTVTRPTGTGRTVAYLPQSPRFRPGFTAREVVEFYGSLIGNDVDADALLARVGLSGAADRRVDDLSGGMTRLLGLAQALIGDPPVVVLDEPTSGLDPDVADHIFEAAAAMAADGRLVLTTSHDLDAVSRYTDRVLLIANGAFVLDGSPAALLEQTAEKSLRDVFSATVAGTGREAVTVDLDDGGEA, from the coding sequence ATGAGCGACCCCGTCCTCGGACTCGAGGGAGCGTCGCTCTCCTTCGGCGACGTGACGGTGCTCGACGACGCGAGCGTCGCCCTCGACGGTGGAACGTTCGTCGCCCTCGTGGGGCCGAACGGTTCCGGGAAGACGACCACGTTGGAACTGTTCGCCGGCCTCCGAGCCCTCGACGCCGGCACGGTGACGCGGCCGACGGGGACTGGCCGAACCGTGGCGTACCTCCCGCAGTCGCCGCGGTTCCGCCCCGGGTTCACCGCCCGTGAGGTGGTCGAGTTCTACGGCTCACTGATCGGGAACGACGTCGACGCCGACGCGCTACTCGCCCGAGTCGGGCTGTCGGGTGCCGCCGATCGGCGCGTCGACGACCTCTCCGGCGGGATGACGCGGCTGTTGGGGCTCGCACAGGCGTTGATCGGCGATCCGCCAGTCGTCGTTCTCGACGAGCCGACCAGCGGGCTCGACCCGGACGTTGCCGACCACATCTTCGAGGCCGCGGCGGCGATGGCCGCCGACGGCCGGCTCGTGCTCACCACCAGCCACGACCTCGACGCCGTCTCGCGGTACACCGACCGGGTACTCCTGATCGCGAACGGTGCGTTCGTCCTCGACGGCTCGCCGGCGGCACTGCTCGAACAGACCGCGGAGAAGAGCCTCCGTGACGTGTTCTCGGCGACAGTCGCGGGCACCGGCCGCGAGGCAGTCACCGTCGACCTGGACGACGGGGGTGAGGCGTGA
- a CDS encoding TrkH family potassium uptake protein yields the protein MLPNVRTYVEYRVSVAYVGTVLKYIGLAPLVPLLAALYYGESPVPFVVTSAVMLAGGLLFEFLGTDGELNRREAFLLVSLAWLVVPVAGAVPYLVAGTGTVASPVNALFESMSGFTTTGATVLGRISVERHGHAMLLWRQLTQWLGGMGILVLMVAILPKMSVGGAQVVNQEAPGISLEKLTPRIQETARALWGIYVGFTALAALVYYLLFHLGAAPNMDLYNAVAHALTTLPTGGFSPEPRSAEAFTPAIQWAMMPFMLVAGTNFALFWHVLRGEPRHLTDNAEFRTYLLAIAGFGAVVSAVLFAGVGIAETPSNVGAIAGNVEDSLRQGLFQVIAVVTTTGYASMDLNTWDASAQTILLFAYFLGGSAGSAAGSVKIVRWLLAAKATGRSLFVAAHPDAVRPIRLNDEVIDEDTIREVFVFVTLFAVLFALSTILLYLDSVRTGLSLSGLEATSAAIATLGNVGPGYGVVGPMNSFLPFSTASKLYMTFLMWIGRLEILSVFVLFTPAFWTR from the coding sequence ATGCTCCCGAACGTCCGCACCTACGTCGAGTACCGCGTAAGCGTCGCCTACGTCGGCACCGTCCTGAAGTACATCGGCCTCGCCCCGTTGGTTCCGCTGCTCGCCGCGCTCTACTACGGCGAGAGCCCGGTTCCCTTCGTCGTCACGAGCGCCGTCATGCTCGCCGGAGGGCTGCTGTTCGAGTTCCTCGGCACCGACGGCGAGTTGAATCGGCGCGAGGCGTTCCTGCTCGTCAGCCTCGCGTGGCTGGTCGTCCCCGTCGCCGGGGCCGTGCCGTACCTCGTCGCCGGCACCGGCACCGTCGCCAGCCCCGTCAACGCCCTGTTCGAGAGCATGAGCGGCTTCACCACCACCGGTGCGACCGTCCTCGGTCGGATCTCCGTCGAGCGCCACGGCCACGCGATGTTGCTCTGGCGTCAGCTCACCCAGTGGCTCGGCGGCATGGGGATCCTCGTCCTGATGGTGGCGATCCTCCCGAAGATGTCCGTCGGGGGCGCACAGGTCGTCAACCAGGAGGCGCCGGGTATCTCGCTGGAGAAACTCACGCCGCGCATCCAGGAGACCGCTCGCGCCCTCTGGGGCATCTACGTGGGCTTCACCGCCCTCGCGGCGCTGGTCTACTACCTGTTGTTCCACCTCGGCGCGGCGCCGAACATGGACCTCTACAACGCCGTTGCCCACGCGCTCACTACGCTCCCGACCGGCGGCTTCTCGCCGGAACCCCGCAGCGCCGAGGCGTTCACGCCGGCGATCCAGTGGGCGATGATGCCGTTCATGCTCGTCGCGGGGACGAACTTCGCGCTGTTCTGGCACGTCCTCCGCGGGGAGCCGCGCCACCTCACCGACAACGCCGAGTTCCGCACCTACCTGCTCGCTATCGCCGGGTTCGGCGCCGTCGTCTCGGCAGTGCTGTTCGCCGGTGTCGGGATCGCCGAGACGCCGTCGAACGTCGGCGCCATCGCCGGCAACGTCGAGGACTCGCTCCGACAGGGGCTGTTCCAAGTGATCGCGGTCGTCACCACCACCGGCTACGCCAGCATGGACCTCAACACGTGGGACGCCTCCGCCCAGACGATCCTGCTGTTCGCGTACTTCCTCGGCGGCTCGGCCGGGTCCGCGGCCGGTTCGGTGAAGATCGTCCGCTGGCTGCTCGCGGCCAAGGCGACCGGCCGCTCGCTGTTCGTCGCCGCCCATCCCGACGCCGTCCGGCCGATCCGACTCAACGACGAGGTCATCGACGAGGACACGATCCGCGAGGTGTTCGTCTTCGTGACGCTCTTTGCGGTCCTGTTCGCGCTCTCGACGATCCTGCTCTACCTCGACAGCGTCCGGACCGGCCTCTCGCTGTCGGGGCTGGAAGCCACGAGCGCCGCCATCGCCACGCTGGGCAACGTCGGCCCGGGCTACGGCGTCGTCGGCCCGATGAACAGCTTCCTGCCGTTCTCGACCGCCTCGAAGCTGTACATGACGTTCCTCATGTGGATCGGCCGGCTGGAGATCCTCTCGGTGTTCGTGCTGTTCACCCCGGCGTTCTGGACGCGCTGA
- a CDS encoding DUF7519 family protein: protein MSEITRQPSRFGMVVAAGFALLAVAATAVVELGGAAAVAAGTAVLLVGLVVPSRRLLTNGVGVMLLGVLYAGYTGAPAFPLLVGALGAVLAWDTASNAVSVGEQLGRESPTMRGEAVHAAGSFVVGSLAVAVGYGVFLAAAGGQPIAAVFLLVVGAVALVTALR from the coding sequence ATGAGTGAGATCACCCGTCAGCCCTCCCGATTCGGCATGGTGGTCGCGGCCGGCTTCGCCCTGCTCGCCGTCGCGGCCACGGCGGTCGTCGAACTCGGCGGCGCCGCGGCCGTCGCCGCCGGCACCGCCGTGTTGCTCGTCGGGCTGGTGGTCCCGTCGCGGCGGCTACTCACCAACGGCGTCGGCGTCATGCTGCTCGGCGTGCTGTACGCGGGCTACACGGGCGCCCCGGCGTTCCCCCTGCTCGTCGGCGCCCTCGGCGCCGTGCTCGCGTGGGATACCGCCAGCAACGCGGTCTCGGTCGGCGAACAGTTGGGTCGGGAGAGCCCGACGATGCGCGGCGAGGCGGTCCACGCGGCCGGTTCGTTCGTGGTCGGCAGCCTCGCCGTCGCCGTCGGCTACGGGGTGTTCCTCGCCGCCGCCGGCGGGCAGCCGATCGCGGCCGTCTTCCTGCTCGTGGTCGGCGCCGTCGCGCTGGTGACCGCGCTGCGGTGA
- a CDS encoding DNA polymerase sliding clamp, translated as MQAVSPTVSLPQDPAVDATIDADRLDASLAVVGALVDECRVELAPEGLRVRAVDPASVAAVSLDLPADAFEAYSAAGETVGVDAARFAEVVGLADPGDSVRLVLDAERRRLHVLVGELAYTLGLIDPEAIRAPLDPAEMEYDCPASLTIEGRDVSRLVDAADMVSNHVRLGTEPEPAAFYVEASGDTDDVALSFAGDDLAALSPADAESLFSLDYLRELARPIPADASVAVELGTEQPVTLSFEVGGAGEATFLLSPRRTVA; from the coding sequence ATGCAAGCCGTCTCCCCTACCGTTTCGCTTCCGCAGGACCCTGCTGTCGACGCGACCATCGACGCCGACCGCCTCGACGCGTCGCTGGCCGTCGTCGGGGCGCTCGTCGACGAGTGCCGCGTCGAACTGGCTCCCGAGGGGCTGCGCGTTCGCGCCGTCGACCCCGCGAGCGTCGCCGCCGTCTCGCTCGACCTCCCGGCCGATGCGTTCGAGGCGTACTCGGCCGCCGGCGAGACCGTGGGCGTCGACGCCGCCCGGTTCGCCGAGGTGGTTGGTCTCGCGGACCCCGGCGACTCGGTGCGACTCGTCCTCGACGCAGAGCGCCGTCGGCTCCACGTGTTGGTCGGCGAACTCGCCTACACGTTGGGGCTGATCGACCCCGAGGCGATCCGCGCGCCGCTGGACCCGGCGGAGATGGAGTACGACTGTCCCGCCTCGCTGACGATCGAGGGCCGGGACGTGTCACGCCTCGTCGACGCCGCCGACATGGTGTCGAACCACGTCCGACTGGGGACCGAGCCCGAACCGGCGGCGTTCTACGTCGAAGCCTCCGGCGACACCGACGACGTGGCGCTTTCGTTCGCCGGCGACGACCTCGCGGCGCTCTCGCCGGCCGACGCCGAGTCGCTGTTCAGCCTCGACTACCTCCGGGAGTTGGCTCGGCCAATCCCCGCCGACGCGTCGGTGGCGGTGGAGTTGGGAACCGAACAGCCGGTGACGCTCTCCTTCGAGGTCGGCGGCGCCGGCGAGGCGACGTTCCTCCTCTCGCCCCGTCGCACGGTCGCGTGA
- a CDS encoding Nif3-like dinuclear metal center hexameric protein, translated as MDRATLFDRLDEELRTDAYADVDASPNGLQVGSREGELERVAFAVDAAEATIEAAVEAGADVLVAHHGLVWGGIERVTGRELGRIAPLIRNDVALYVSHLPLDGHPTLGNAAGLADLLDLAARESFGEVGPETAGLLGERDEPIRVGTLAELLADELDTGGEGVQTLAFGPEEVERVAVLTGSGVDWIDEAVDAGADALLTGEGKQQVYHEAREAGINVLLAGHYATETFGVRSLQALVEDWGVETTYVDHPTGL; from the coding sequence ATGGACCGTGCGACCCTTTTCGACCGACTCGACGAGGAACTGCGTACCGACGCGTACGCCGACGTGGACGCCAGCCCGAACGGCCTGCAGGTCGGCAGCCGCGAGGGCGAACTCGAGCGCGTCGCGTTCGCCGTCGACGCCGCCGAGGCGACCATCGAGGCCGCCGTCGAGGCCGGCGCCGACGTACTCGTCGCCCACCACGGCCTCGTCTGGGGCGGGATCGAGCGCGTGACCGGCCGGGAGTTGGGCCGGATCGCCCCCCTGATCCGGAACGACGTGGCGCTCTACGTCTCCCACCTCCCCCTCGACGGCCACCCGACGCTCGGGAACGCCGCGGGGCTCGCCGACCTGCTGGACCTCGCCGCCCGGGAGTCCTTCGGCGAAGTCGGCCCGGAGACGGCCGGCCTGCTCGGCGAGCGCGACGAGCCGATCCGTGTCGGCACGCTGGCCGAGCTGCTGGCCGACGAACTCGACACGGGCGGCGAGGGGGTCCAGACGCTCGCGTTCGGGCCCGAAGAGGTCGAACGTGTGGCGGTCCTGACCGGCAGCGGCGTCGACTGGATCGACGAGGCCGTCGACGCCGGCGCCGACGCGCTGCTCACCGGCGAGGGGAAACAGCAGGTCTACCACGAGGCTCGCGAGGCCGGCATCAACGTCCTGCTGGCCGGCCACTACGCGACCGAGACGTTCGGCGTTCGGTCGCTCCAGGCGCTCGTCGAGGACTGGGGCGTCGAGACGACGTACGTCGACCATCCGACCGGACTCTGA
- a CDS encoding NosD domain-containing protein — protein MPARTLPLTAFVVVSVVVMLGLSATLVVPVGAAGDVDPVPFDDTFTLGLTDETIRKVDQRGLSVPRVEMYYSAYEYVVGFYSIGSYVAEQGRTGHERRFGKPVAAFVSDYAGVNASLTTEGYLTADGTVEFVPAEETVVVVGSRARLPSGPVAVPFSNRDAAASFVDDYGGEIVPWAAVEEAVPAREPASASTLQSAVENRSSWANRTVAAVTDRDERPTSVVVGEDEATLDEAVAAAPPNTTVELPPGTYHTDGLTVNKSLTIAGAGNATTISGNGNGTVLTLAGSGTTVTDLRIDGVGDVGSRRSMLNASQLAGLGWSKNVELAYGRGDAAIRLIGADRSLIENVSIETPASGIVVLDSGGTVVRSSTVAVAPGDQGGFMGLVAMYDAIVVEDSRFSGGRDGVYTHRADGIVVRDNVFGDSRFGIHAMYTSDSLLSNNTARDTNAGIFMMTRPSGNLVVGNDVRDSRVGISTSGTRSYFAGNVLADNGNGFNVYSSQSLYTHNTIVGNNVGLRAGDALATNLVTTNDIVENEQGATARVGPLRVWTVGDRGNYWGPVPGTDTDGDGHYDRAFRPTGPVDAHVQSTPGAWTLARSPAVDLVRTVQETVPGLRATGVVDLTPRTTPARPDVLADLRDSGNTTEVAE, from the coding sequence ATGCCGGCGCGGACCCTCCCGCTGACGGCGTTCGTGGTCGTCTCCGTCGTCGTGATGCTCGGGCTCAGCGCCACGCTCGTCGTCCCCGTCGGCGCCGCCGGCGACGTCGACCCCGTCCCGTTCGACGACACGTTCACTCTCGGCCTCACCGACGAGACGATCCGGAAGGTCGACCAGCGCGGGCTCTCGGTCCCCCGTGTCGAGATGTACTACTCGGCGTACGAATACGTGGTCGGCTTCTACAGCATCGGCTCGTACGTCGCCGAACAGGGCCGAACCGGCCACGAGCGACGGTTCGGGAAGCCGGTCGCGGCGTTCGTCTCGGACTACGCCGGCGTGAACGCCTCGCTCACGACTGAAGGCTATCTGACCGCCGACGGTACGGTGGAGTTCGTCCCGGCCGAGGAGACAGTCGTCGTCGTTGGAAGCCGCGCCAGGCTTCCGAGCGGGCCCGTCGCGGTCCCGTTCAGTAACCGCGACGCCGCAGCCTCGTTCGTCGACGACTACGGCGGCGAGATCGTCCCGTGGGCGGCAGTCGAGGAGGCGGTCCCCGCCCGCGAACCGGCGTCGGCCTCGACACTCCAGAGTGCGGTCGAGAACCGATCGTCGTGGGCTAACCGAACCGTCGCGGCGGTAACTGACCGCGACGAGCGGCCCACCTCGGTCGTCGTCGGGGAGGACGAAGCGACCCTCGACGAGGCCGTCGCAGCAGCCCCGCCGAACACGACCGTCGAACTCCCACCCGGCACCTACCACACCGACGGCCTGACGGTGAACAAGTCGCTGACGATCGCCGGCGCCGGCAACGCGACGACGATCAGCGGCAACGGCAACGGCACGGTCCTGACGCTTGCGGGGTCAGGCACCACCGTGACCGACCTCCGGATCGACGGGGTCGGCGACGTCGGGAGTCGCCGGAGCATGCTCAACGCCTCACAGCTCGCGGGGCTCGGCTGGTCGAAGAACGTCGAACTCGCGTACGGCCGGGGTGACGCCGCGATCCGACTGATCGGTGCCGACCGTTCGCTCATCGAGAACGTCTCGATCGAGACGCCAGCCTCCGGCATCGTCGTCCTCGACAGCGGGGGAACCGTGGTTCGATCGTCGACAGTCGCCGTCGCCCCCGGGGACCAGGGGGGCTTCATGGGTCTGGTCGCGATGTACGACGCGATCGTCGTCGAGGACAGTCGTTTCAGCGGCGGCCGCGACGGCGTCTACACCCACCGTGCCGACGGGATCGTCGTCCGGGACAACGTCTTCGGCGACAGCCGGTTCGGCATCCACGCGATGTACACCTCCGACTCGCTGCTCTCCAACAACACCGCTCGCGACACGAACGCGGGCATCTTCATGATGACGCGACCGTCGGGCAACCTCGTCGTCGGCAACGACGTGCGCGACTCCCGCGTCGGCATCTCGACGTCGGGGACACGCTCGTACTTCGCCGGGAACGTCCTCGCCGACAACGGCAACGGCTTCAACGTCTACAGCTCCCAGTCGCTGTACACGCACAACACGATCGTCGGAAACAACGTCGGCCTCCGGGCCGGCGACGCCCTCGCTACCAACCTCGTGACCACGAACGATATCGTCGAGAACGAGCAGGGGGCGACGGCTCGCGTCGGCCCGCTGCGGGTCTGGACCGTCGGCGACCGGGGGAACTACTGGGGGCCGGTCCCCGGGACCGACACCGACGGTGACGGCCACTACGACCGAGCGTTCCGCCCGACCGGCCCGGTCGACGCGCACGTCCAGTCGACGCCGGGGGCGTGGACCCTCGCACGCTCACCCGCCGTCGACCTTGTCAGAACCGTACAGGAGACGGTCCCGGGACTTCGCGCCACCGGCGTCGTCGATCTGACTCCCAGAACTACCCCGGCCCGGCCGGACGTCCTCGCCGACCTCCGTGATTCGGGTAACACGACGGAGGTGGCCGAATGA
- a CDS encoding nitrous oxide reductase accessory protein NosL: MSRRHVVATAAGLTAGLAGCLGGDGGDPPAAVSLSEDATCDVCGMVISQHPGPTAEVFYADQRPAGHDNPARFDSTWESFQFDFEHEDWDRQAFYVTDYSAVDYEIRTDGDQQVISTHYDASSFVDATGVTFVAGSSVVGAMGEDLIAFSTPADAEAFQGEYGGDIVEFGDVSPELLSTLGN; encoded by the coding sequence TTGTCACGTCGGCACGTCGTCGCGACCGCTGCCGGACTCACCGCTGGGCTCGCCGGCTGCCTCGGCGGCGACGGGGGCGACCCGCCCGCAGCAGTCTCGCTGAGCGAGGACGCCACCTGTGACGTCTGCGGGATGGTGATCTCTCAACACCCCGGGCCGACCGCGGAGGTCTTCTACGCCGACCAGCGTCCGGCGGGACACGACAACCCCGCCCGGTTCGACAGCACGTGGGAGTCGTTCCAGTTCGACTTCGAACACGAAGACTGGGACCGTCAGGCGTTCTACGTCACCGACTACAGCGCGGTCGACTACGAGATCCGAACCGACGGCGACCAGCAGGTCATCTCGACGCACTACGACGCGTCGTCGTTCGTCGATGCGACGGGAGTGACGTTCGTCGCCGGGTCGTCCGTGGTCGGGGCGATGGGGGAGGACCTGATCGCCTTCTCGACGCCGGCCGACGCCGAGGCGTTCCAGGGCGAGTACGGCGGCGACATCGTCGAGTTCGGGGACGTCTCGCCAGAACTCCTCTCGACGCTCGGGAACTGA